A section of the Cuniculiplasma divulgatum genome encodes:
- a CDS encoding MFS transporter yields the protein MTETGKIKLAKGKRLNLANIVSARVLLSFSYGFLNVLLSLYLHHLGYSLIEIGLILGGAILISSALSFLLAMMADHYGRKLFLISLFLLFSMSSLLFLTSKDILVLIVLSGIGGFTGSGGGPIGSGGPFGAVQTALVTEFTERKEFSKILSLASALGIMAASAGSFLIDLVEAEKIDVYYLFYLASIMGAAGALITVFLRDNGVRSRHILPNLSWKNIMKLSLPTIPSGIGAGFISPIFSLWFHLRFGISSGEIGIIFGLSNLFVLLVMLILPRILHPETELSSIIWTRMAASIALIALAVTPLLPVAAVLYVLRQGMQMGAVPVRQSFAMGLVDPSERATTSGATSMTRTGFSAASPPVAGSLLAINVVYPPLIGGIITIMDPFLYYFLFRKNFTGKK from the coding sequence ATGACGGAAACTGGAAAGATCAAATTAGCCAAAGGAAAGAGGCTAAATCTTGCGAATATAGTTTCGGCAAGGGTATTACTGAGCTTCAGTTACGGCTTCCTGAATGTACTGCTCAGTCTGTATCTGCATCATCTTGGTTATTCCCTCATAGAGATTGGCCTGATTCTGGGCGGAGCTATACTCATCAGTTCAGCTCTGTCATTTCTTCTGGCAATGATGGCTGACCATTACGGTCGGAAGCTGTTTCTTATAAGCCTTTTTCTACTTTTCTCCATGTCTTCCCTGCTCTTTCTGACCTCAAAGGATATACTGGTGCTCATAGTTCTCAGTGGAATTGGCGGATTTACCGGGTCCGGTGGGGGCCCCATAGGATCAGGCGGGCCATTCGGTGCAGTTCAGACAGCCCTGGTAACTGAGTTCACAGAGAGGAAAGAATTCTCAAAAATACTGTCTCTTGCCTCTGCTCTTGGCATAATGGCGGCCAGTGCAGGATCATTCCTCATTGATCTTGTGGAAGCCGAGAAAATAGATGTCTACTACCTCTTCTATCTTGCCAGCATCATGGGGGCAGCCGGGGCATTGATCACAGTGTTCCTCAGGGATAATGGGGTGAGGAGCAGGCACATCCTTCCAAACCTGTCATGGAAGAACATCATGAAGCTGTCTCTCCCAACCATTCCCAGTGGCATAGGTGCAGGCTTCATATCACCAATATTTTCACTCTGGTTCCATCTCAGGTTCGGCATATCCTCGGGCGAGATAGGAATAATCTTCGGTCTCTCCAATCTCTTTGTCCTGCTGGTCATGCTGATTCTGCCAAGGATCCTGCATCCTGAAACAGAGCTTTCTTCCATAATATGGACAAGAATGGCTGCATCAATTGCACTGATAGCGCTGGCAGTGACACCATTACTGCCGGTTGCAGCGGTGCTGTATGTGCTGAGGCAGGGGATGCAGATGGGAGCAGTCCCGGTGAGGCAATCCTTTGCAATGGGACTTGTGGACCCGTCAGAGAGGGCAACTACCTCTGGGGCAACGTCAATGACAAGGACCGGTTTCTCAGCGGCTTCACCTCCTGTTGCAGGTAGCCTCCTGGCCATCAATGTAGTGTATCCGCCTCTTATTGGGGGAATAATAACAATAATGGACCCTTTCCTTTATTATTTCCTGTTCAGGAAGAATTTTACTGGAAAAAAATGA
- a CDS encoding cation-transporting P-type ATPase, whose translation MFVDNGIHSATADPGETLKRLGVDSENGLTQSEAELRLKKDGLNALPESTSGGIFHIILEQVREPMILILIIIGLIYFLIGTPVESISVIVIVFIVIAIEVYNVRKARISILALRSLISSKAWIVRSGTTVEVPVSNIVPGDVVLIHSGERIPADGIILESFGLEVDESSLTGESIPVHKQAISNLGSEPWDSEKYLLMSGTLVVQGSGKFAVVSTGVNTEIGKVSESVRTEGEPETPLEMSLKRASRVLIGIAVFFSFLIPLIGYLHGNPIDQMVLTGLSMAFATVPEELPILITITLAVGAYSLARKNAIVKGLKAAQTLGSVTVIATDKTGTLTENRMSVGHVMQGEKLYDASNAAGHRLLVSGVLATGTLTMDSRGSEIFRDPMEISIFNYAKQHDIDFEKVRHEFVPENKFAFDGALKLASYIYKTPSGQAIFTSGAPETVVGRCTGFAASDGTESPMTDGHRNIVLGTVEKLAASGERTIAISYRVSSNISRVRSEAEKGLVFLGLFSFIDPPRKGVREAIKMCQNAGIRVIMLTGDHPGTAAAIGRMVGINGSGSTMTGDMIKSMSDAELERSVRSHSIFARISHGQKLRIVRSLQKLGETVAVTGDGVNDAPALRAAEIGIAMGIRGTDVAKEASDMVLEDDNFQTIAEAVFEGRKMQYTLRKGLRYYISVKLSLISILLVPVILVIPFPFLPIQIIIMELFMDVGALWGFLYENSEAGIVERQPPGKRSSFITRDMMYSISTAAAGIFIAVTAVYLYLYYAHGNIVQAQTSAFATWILSQVILAQNLRTEYQPVIRKGFFSNPIILAWGIIIVGMLVTVTVYSPLHSIIDTSSLGLHEWLIVVIAAILSSSWMEIMKFSRKEYRALRNMETAS comes from the coding sequence ATGTTTGTGGATAACGGGATTCACAGTGCAACTGCCGATCCAGGAGAGACGCTCAAGCGCCTCGGAGTAGATTCTGAGAACGGTCTTACGCAGTCCGAAGCCGAACTCAGGTTAAAAAAGGATGGGTTGAACGCACTCCCGGAATCAACCAGCGGAGGTATTTTTCATATAATACTGGAGCAGGTAAGGGAACCCATGATTCTCATACTCATAATCATAGGGCTGATTTATTTTCTCATCGGGACTCCGGTTGAATCCATATCTGTCATTGTCATAGTATTCATCGTAATCGCCATAGAGGTATACAACGTACGAAAAGCGAGAATATCCATACTCGCCCTGCGATCTCTTATTTCATCGAAAGCGTGGATTGTCAGAAGCGGCACTACAGTTGAGGTACCGGTCTCGAATATAGTCCCCGGTGATGTTGTACTCATTCATTCCGGGGAAAGGATTCCGGCAGATGGCATCATCCTTGAGAGTTTTGGCCTGGAAGTGGACGAATCTTCATTGACGGGAGAATCCATTCCGGTCCATAAGCAGGCAATTAGTAATCTCGGCAGTGAGCCATGGGATTCCGAGAAGTACCTGCTCATGTCCGGTACACTGGTAGTACAGGGAAGCGGAAAATTTGCAGTTGTTTCAACAGGCGTGAATACAGAGATCGGGAAAGTCTCGGAATCCGTCAGGACGGAAGGTGAACCTGAGACCCCGCTGGAAATGTCCCTGAAAAGGGCCTCCAGAGTACTCATAGGCATTGCCGTATTTTTCAGTTTCCTGATACCGCTCATAGGTTACCTGCACGGTAATCCGATTGACCAGATGGTACTTACCGGTTTGTCCATGGCTTTCGCAACGGTTCCTGAAGAGCTGCCTATTTTGATAACCATCACACTGGCCGTCGGAGCGTATTCTCTTGCCAGGAAAAATGCCATTGTAAAGGGGCTGAAGGCTGCACAGACCCTGGGAAGCGTGACCGTGATTGCAACCGACAAAACCGGCACACTTACCGAGAACAGAATGAGCGTAGGGCATGTGATGCAGGGAGAAAAATTATATGACGCGAGCAATGCTGCCGGACACCGTTTACTGGTATCGGGAGTTCTGGCTACCGGAACCCTGACAATGGACAGCAGGGGTTCAGAAATTTTCAGGGACCCCATGGAGATATCCATATTCAATTACGCGAAGCAACATGACATCGATTTTGAGAAAGTGCGCCACGAATTTGTGCCCGAGAATAAGTTTGCTTTTGACGGGGCTCTGAAGCTCGCGTCTTACATTTACAAAACTCCCTCTGGCCAGGCGATCTTTACAAGTGGCGCCCCGGAAACAGTCGTGGGAAGATGCACAGGATTTGCAGCAAGCGATGGGACGGAAAGCCCTATGACCGATGGCCACAGGAATATTGTGCTTGGGACTGTTGAAAAACTGGCTGCTTCTGGAGAGAGAACCATAGCCATATCATACCGCGTATCCTCAAATATAAGCAGGGTCAGGAGTGAAGCAGAGAAAGGTCTGGTATTCCTGGGCCTCTTCAGTTTTATTGATCCTCCCAGAAAGGGTGTAAGGGAAGCAATAAAAATGTGCCAGAATGCAGGGATACGTGTCATAATGCTGACTGGGGACCACCCCGGAACTGCTGCGGCAATAGGAAGAATGGTTGGCATAAACGGATCAGGCAGCACCATGACTGGAGACATGATAAAATCCATGAGCGATGCAGAGCTGGAAAGATCAGTCAGGAGCCATTCAATTTTTGCCAGGATAAGCCATGGACAAAAACTCAGAATTGTCAGGTCATTACAGAAACTTGGCGAGACTGTCGCTGTGACAGGGGACGGCGTCAACGATGCCCCTGCGCTCAGGGCTGCGGAAATAGGCATAGCAATGGGAATAAGGGGGACAGATGTGGCAAAGGAAGCCTCGGACATGGTACTTGAGGACGATAATTTCCAGACCATTGCCGAGGCTGTGTTTGAGGGAAGAAAAATGCAATACACACTCAGGAAAGGCCTCAGGTATTACATATCTGTCAAACTATCTTTGATTTCTATCCTTTTGGTCCCGGTAATCCTGGTGATTCCGTTTCCGTTTCTTCCCATACAGATAATTATAATGGAGCTTTTCATGGATGTTGGTGCCCTCTGGGGATTCCTTTATGAAAATAGCGAAGCAGGGATTGTGGAGAGGCAGCCCCCGGGAAAGAGATCGAGTTTCATCACAAGAGATATGATGTATTCCATATCTACAGCCGCAGCGGGAATATTCATTGCAGTAACAGCTGTGTACCTTTACCTGTATTATGCACATGGAAATATTGTCCAGGCGCAGACGAGCGCGTTCGCGACATGGATACTATCCCAGGTGATTCTGGCACAGAATCTCAGAACTGAGTATCAGCCAGTCATCAGGAAAGGATTCTTTTCGAATCCCATAATACTGGCATGGGGGATCATAATTGTGGGAATGCTTGTAACTGTGACTGTGTACTCTCCACTTCATTCCATAATAGATACGTCATCGCTGGGGCTGCATGAATGGCTGATTGTAGTAATTGCCGCAATCTTGTCAAGTTCCTGGATGGAAATTATGAAGTTTTCCAGAAAGGAATACAGGGCACTGCGCAACATGGAAACAGCTTCTTGA
- a CDS encoding RimK family alpha-L-glutamate ligase, with protein sequence MVTVSVLYDVLRWEEKELLKKAAEMNIPVAALDIRKFTPALGDEKPENLGDISIQRSVGFYRGLFSTAILEQMDHRVMNTYRSLEITGNKLVTSLHLHKNGIQTPFTAFAFEEDAALKLFMERFNGEAVLKPITGSWGRMIALLKDKFVAQVVLHDRSLMHPIQSVYYFQEFVRKPGRDIRIIVAGEDIIAGMYRYQIGDEWRTNAAIGGRVEKLQKNSEIEELAIKSVSFLDTGIYGVDIMETDGGPMVHEINGTMEFRGTTAASGIDVATEMLKFVIKQEKC encoded by the coding sequence ATGGTAACAGTATCGGTTCTTTATGATGTGCTCAGATGGGAAGAAAAGGAACTGCTGAAGAAAGCTGCCGAAATGAACATCCCGGTTGCGGCGCTGGACATCAGGAAATTTACACCAGCTCTGGGTGATGAAAAGCCAGAAAATCTTGGAGACATAAGCATTCAAAGATCCGTTGGGTTCTACAGAGGCCTTTTCTCCACGGCAATACTTGAGCAGATGGACCATCGGGTCATGAACACATACCGATCCCTGGAAATAACTGGCAACAAGTTGGTGACATCCCTGCACCTGCATAAAAACGGGATTCAAACACCATTTACCGCTTTTGCATTCGAGGAGGATGCTGCGCTTAAGTTGTTTATGGAAAGATTCAATGGTGAGGCTGTTCTCAAGCCAATTACCGGAAGCTGGGGAAGAATGATAGCGCTTTTAAAGGATAAATTCGTAGCTCAGGTAGTTCTTCACGACAGATCACTGATGCATCCCATACAGTCCGTATACTACTTTCAGGAATTTGTCAGGAAGCCAGGGCGGGATATCAGGATAATAGTGGCAGGAGAGGACATCATTGCCGGAATGTACCGATACCAGATTGGAGATGAATGGAGGACAAACGCTGCAATTGGGGGAAGGGTGGAGAAGCTTCAGAAAAACAGTGAAATTGAGGAGCTTGCAATAAAGTCGGTGAGCTTCCTGGATACCGGGATTTACGGTGTGGATATAATGGAAACAGATGGTGGGCCGATGGTTCACGAAATAAATGGCACCATGGAGTTCAGGGGGACCACTGCAGCCTCTGGCATTGACGTGGCTACAGAGATGCTGAAATTTGTCATTAAACAGGAAAAATGTTGA
- the lysW/argW gene encoding alpha-aminoadipate/glutamate carrier protein LysW/ArgW: MADRATIYECATCGGNLNVPEDVMTGEILACPDCGVEFEVVSLDGGQVKLAAAENIKEDWGE, from the coding sequence ATGGCAGACAGAGCGACCATATACGAATGTGCAACATGCGGTGGAAATCTGAACGTACCTGAGGATGTAATGACTGGAGAAATACTGGCATGTCCAGACTGCGGAGTGGAGTTTGAGGTTGTGTCACTTGATGGCGGCCAGGTTAAGCTGGCTGCGGCCGAGAATATCAAGGAAGATTGGGGAGAGTAG
- a CDS encoding ACT domain-containing protein: MHKPSNTSMSVNRVVRDIMEKDLFLNISLRNGYANLSGIARFIAPRVESRLGELPNREAIMSAIKRNRGNIFSLEGAVKSALAASTVKMTTGMVQLILPNLYFPRMLDYLQAGITNGSVFLSTGLQSASFVAEKAILRNMDKSLRQLVSNIRENVSAMHLIMDRNALETPGFLTSLFEKLSMAGINVIGTANSYSDLVILVDDDNSSDAFSAINDMIRYSRLP; this comes from the coding sequence ATGCACAAGCCCAGCAATACTTCAATGAGCGTAAATCGTGTAGTACGCGATATCATGGAGAAAGACCTGTTCCTGAACATATCTCTGAGGAATGGATATGCTAATTTGAGCGGCATTGCGAGATTTATTGCCCCTAGAGTAGAATCCAGGCTTGGTGAGCTTCCCAACAGGGAGGCCATAATGTCAGCCATAAAGCGTAATCGAGGCAATATATTCAGCCTGGAGGGGGCGGTGAAATCCGCTCTGGCCGCATCCACAGTGAAGATGACTACAGGGATGGTTCAGCTGATCTTGCCCAACCTCTATTTTCCAAGAATGCTCGATTACCTCCAGGCTGGAATTACCAATGGGTCAGTGTTCCTTTCCACCGGCCTCCAGAGTGCAAGCTTTGTGGCTGAAAAAGCGATTCTGCGTAACATGGATAAATCCCTGAGACAGCTTGTCTCCAACATAAGGGAGAATGTCTCGGCGATGCACCTGATAATGGACAGGAATGCCCTGGAAACTCCGGGTTTTCTCACTTCTCTATTCGAGAAACTTTCAATGGCAGGAATCAATGTAATTGGAACCGCGAACTCATATTCTGATCTTGTCATTCTTGTGGACGATGATAACTCCAGTGATGCATTCTCCGCCATCAATGATATGATAAGATATTCCAGGCTGCCTTAA